The following are encoded together in the Oceanobacillus zhaokaii genome:
- a CDS encoding ABC transporter ATP-binding protein: MGEKILEVKNLKKHFSVGNGQILQAVDDVSFSINKGETFGLVGESGCGKSTIGRTIMGLYDKTAGDVIFAGENVHELKEKNKFSFHRKMQMIFQDPYASLNPRSTVREVISEPMEIHKIFKNKREQLEQVYELLEEVGLSRDHINRYPHEFSGGQRQRIGIARALALDPEFIIADEPISALDVSVQAQVVNLLKRLQAEKGLTFLFIAHDLAMVRQFSDRIGVMYLGNMVELTSSDQLYDNALHPYTQALLSAIPIPDPDIEESRERIILKGDLPSPINPPSGCVFRTRCPMAMDICAIEKPKWQEVEPSHFVACHLYRESSSEKESPIKLTIS, translated from the coding sequence ATGGGAGAAAAGATACTCGAAGTGAAAAACTTAAAGAAACACTTTTCAGTTGGCAATGGACAAATCTTACAAGCCGTCGATGATGTTAGCTTCTCCATTAACAAAGGAGAAACATTCGGACTAGTTGGAGAATCCGGATGTGGAAAATCAACCATTGGCAGAACAATTATGGGACTTTACGACAAAACAGCTGGCGATGTAATATTTGCAGGTGAGAATGTCCATGAATTAAAAGAGAAGAATAAATTTTCCTTTCATCGAAAAATGCAGATGATATTTCAAGACCCATATGCGTCTTTAAATCCCCGTTCAACTGTTCGCGAAGTTATTTCTGAACCGATGGAAATACATAAGATCTTTAAAAACAAACGAGAACAATTAGAACAAGTTTATGAGCTTTTAGAAGAAGTGGGATTAAGTCGCGATCATATCAATCGTTATCCACATGAATTTAGCGGCGGGCAGAGGCAACGAATTGGTATCGCTCGTGCACTAGCCTTAGATCCTGAATTTATTATTGCTGATGAACCAATTTCTGCACTGGATGTGTCAGTACAGGCTCAGGTTGTTAATCTGCTCAAAAGGCTCCAAGCTGAAAAAGGATTAACTTTTTTATTTATTGCTCATGATTTAGCGATGGTGAGGCAATTCTCAGATCGAATCGGTGTTATGTATTTAGGGAATATGGTAGAGCTAACGAGTAGTGATCAGCTATATGACAATGCACTCCATCCTTATACCCAAGCATTGTTATCAGCAATTCCAATTCCAGACCCTGACATTGAAGAAAGCAGGGAACGTATCATACTTAAAGGAGACTTACCAAGCCCAATCAATCCTCCGAGTGGCTGTGTATTTCGAACGCGCTGTCCAATGGCTATGGACATCTGTGCAATAGAAAAGCCCAAATGGCAAGAAGTTGAACCAAGCCACTTTGTAGCTTGCCATTTATATAGGGAATCTTCCAGTGAAAAGGAATCACCGATTAAATTGACGATTTCCTAA
- a CDS encoding S66 peptidase family protein, protein MLYPMHLEKGDRIGVIAPAGPPDLENTSKAISFFQAMGLQVKFSEHLNRIHGYLAGTDEERLMDFHEMIADRSIKALFCARGGYGTARITPYLDFELIKQNPKIIWGYSDITYLHTAIRQETGLITFHGPMLSSDISKNNFDSLSGSLFKQLFEPTILTYSETVSPLKVVTEGVAEGQLVGGNLSLIVSSIGTPYELDVKDKLLLIEDIGEEPYKIDGMLNQLKLAGKLADAAGIVVGDFADAESKLPSSLTIEQVFHHYFAELTIPVISGFKIGHCLPHFSVPLGAKAKLSTNDKTLVIQPGVM, encoded by the coding sequence ATGCTTTATCCAATGCACTTAGAAAAAGGGGATAGAATTGGTGTAATTGCACCAGCAGGTCCACCAGATTTAGAAAATACAAGCAAAGCCATTTCATTTTTCCAAGCAATGGGACTACAGGTCAAATTTAGTGAACATCTTAATAGGATACATGGCTATTTAGCTGGAACAGATGAAGAACGTTTAATGGACTTTCATGAAATGATTGCTGACCGGAGTATTAAAGCGCTATTTTGTGCACGTGGTGGTTATGGAACAGCAAGAATCACACCATATCTTGATTTTGAGTTAATTAAACAAAACCCTAAGATTATCTGGGGTTATAGTGACATTACTTATTTACATACGGCTATTCGCCAAGAAACAGGACTAATCACCTTTCACGGACCAATGCTAAGCTCGGATATTAGTAAAAATAATTTTGATTCCTTATCAGGATCGTTATTTAAACAATTGTTTGAACCAACTATTTTAACTTATTCTGAAACAGTTTCTCCCCTGAAAGTTGTCACAGAAGGAGTAGCAGAGGGACAGCTAGTCGGTGGAAATCTATCATTAATAGTAAGTTCAATCGGCACACCGTATGAACTGGATGTAAAAGATAAGTTACTATTAATAGAAGATATCGGTGAGGAACCATACAAGATAGACGGAATGCTAAATCAATTAAAGTTAGCAGGGAAACTAGCAGATGCAGCAGGAATTGTTGTCGGTGATTTTGCAGATGCGGAGTCAAAATTACCAAGCTCCTTAACCATCGAACAGGTTTTTCACCATTACTTTGCGGAACTAACAATTCCAGTTATAAGTGGATTCAAGATAGGTCATTGCCTGCCCCATTTCTCCGTTCCACTGGGGGCAAAGGCAAAACTATCAACAAATGATAAGACACTCGTTATTCAACCTGGTGTTATGTGA
- a CDS encoding peptide ABC transporter substrate-binding protein: protein MKKFIIFLLTVFAVLVLAACTANENAGEDPAEEAPPTEEGTEQEKEGEAGEKVLHINNTIEPTSLNPSIGFDAVSWDPLNNLMEGLTRLDQDSIAAAGVAEDWDVSEDGLTYTFHIREDANWSNGDPVVAEDFVYAWKLMLDPATTPPSPAAFLAYFIEGAEAFNNGEGTADDVAITALDEKTLEVVLAAPTGFFLDLLTNPAFFPINHKVAEENPSWHAEAESFVANGPFKLESWEHNSEMVFAKNREYWDADTVKLDKVHFAMVNDTNTQYQMFQSGELDTATIPAELSDQLIDGDNVYIGNTGGLEFYRFNVNEEPFQNKKIRQAFALAANRQDITEFVVKNGVEPAFAFVSPGFTSPSGEDFRDVNGDLVPFDPDQAKQLLEEGMAEEGYDTLPPIVLSYNTTDTNKAVAETLQNMFSENLGVDVTLENQEWNVFSEAQQNLELQFSRSSFLNDYNDPVNFLESFVTDSYMNRTGWSNAEYDELIEKGKTETDEEKRWQYLYEAEKLLAEEMIIMPIRYYNTVVLEADNISGILRHPVGYFDLKYADKQ from the coding sequence ATGAAAAAGTTTATCATATTTCTACTTACGGTCTTTGCAGTACTAGTTCTAGCGGCATGTACAGCAAACGAGAATGCAGGAGAGGACCCAGCAGAAGAAGCACCACCAACTGAGGAAGGGACAGAACAAGAAAAAGAGGGTGAAGCAGGAGAGAAAGTGCTCCACATTAATAATACCATTGAACCGACTTCGTTAAACCCTTCAATTGGTTTTGACGCCGTTTCCTGGGATCCGTTAAATAATTTGATGGAAGGATTGACACGTCTTGATCAAGATTCAATAGCTGCAGCAGGGGTGGCTGAGGACTGGGACGTATCCGAGGATGGATTAACCTACACTTTCCATATACGTGAGGATGCTAATTGGTCAAATGGGGATCCAGTTGTGGCTGAAGATTTTGTATATGCATGGAAGCTCATGCTTGATCCAGCGACAACACCACCATCTCCAGCAGCATTCTTGGCATATTTCATTGAGGGAGCAGAAGCTTTCAATAATGGAGAAGGAACAGCTGACGATGTTGCGATTACCGCTTTGGACGAGAAAACATTGGAGGTTGTTCTTGCAGCGCCGACAGGATTTTTCTTGGATTTGCTGACAAATCCAGCATTTTTCCCGATTAACCATAAGGTAGCTGAAGAAAATCCATCATGGCATGCGGAGGCAGAGTCATTCGTAGCAAATGGCCCATTCAAGCTCGAATCATGGGAGCATAATAGTGAAATGGTCTTCGCAAAAAATCGGGAATATTGGGATGCAGATACAGTGAAGCTGGATAAGGTCCATTTCGCAATGGTAAATGATACGAATACCCAGTATCAAATGTTTCAAAGTGGAGAACTTGATACAGCGACCATTCCTGCAGAACTTTCTGACCAGCTGATTGATGGAGATAATGTTTATATTGGTAATACTGGTGGACTTGAATTCTATCGCTTTAATGTTAATGAAGAGCCGTTTCAAAATAAGAAAATCAGACAGGCGTTTGCTTTAGCTGCCAATCGACAGGATATTACGGAATTTGTAGTGAAAAATGGAGTAGAGCCTGCGTTTGCCTTTGTATCTCCTGGTTTCACTAGCCCATCAGGAGAAGACTTCCGAGATGTAAATGGTGATCTTGTACCATTTGATCCAGATCAAGCGAAACAGCTTCTTGAGGAAGGCATGGCAGAGGAAGGATACGATACATTACCACCGATTGTCCTATCATATAATACAACGGACACGAATAAAGCTGTAGCAGAAACATTGCAAAACATGTTTAGTGAAAACCTAGGAGTAGATGTAACGTTAGAAAATCAAGAATGGAATGTGTTCTCGGAAGCACAGCAAAATCTTGAGCTCCAATTTTCCCGTAGCTCATTTCTAAACGATTATAATGATCCAGTGAATTTCCTTGAGAGCTTTGTTACAGATTCCTATATGAACCGCACAGGCTGGTCTAATGCGGAATATGATGAATTGATTGAAAAGGGGAAAACAGAGACAGACGAAGAAAAGCGCTGGCAGTATTTATATGAAGCAGAAAAATTGCTTGCTGAAGAAATGATAATTATGCCGATTCGCTACTATAATACAGTAGTGCTGGAAGCAGATAATATTTCTGGAATACTCCGTCACCCTGTTGGCTATTTTGATTTAAAATATGCAGATAAACAATAA
- a CDS encoding ABC transporter ATP-binding protein: MERILEVENLHVTFSTYGGTVKAVRGVNFYLNKGETLAIVGESGCGKSVTSNAIMRLIPDPPGKISMGKINFKGKDLTKLGEKKMRSIRGVDISMIFQDPMTALNPTLTIGTQLMEGLRDHHQVSAHEAKNKAIEMMNLVGIPNPEERLKQYPHQFSGGMRQRIVIAIALICEPELLIADEPTTALDVTIQAQILELFGKIQEATGISIILITHDLGVVAKIADRIAVMYAGRIIETGTKRDIFYHPEHPYTKGLLQSVPRLDIKGELIPINGTPPDLFSPPKGCAFTARCPFAMEVCDKVYPGESKLTDTHKVDCWLQDERAKQLIAATVSK; the protein is encoded by the coding sequence TTGGAAAGAATTCTCGAAGTAGAAAACTTACACGTCACATTCTCTACCTATGGTGGAACAGTAAAGGCTGTAAGAGGAGTGAACTTTTATTTAAATAAAGGTGAGACTTTGGCAATCGTTGGTGAATCTGGATGTGGAAAAAGCGTGACATCAAATGCGATTATGAGATTGATTCCTGATCCACCTGGAAAAATCTCCATGGGGAAAATCAATTTTAAAGGAAAGGATTTAACAAAATTAGGCGAGAAAAAGATGCGTTCGATACGTGGAGTAGATATTTCCATGATATTCCAGGATCCGATGACTGCATTAAATCCAACGTTAACAATAGGGACACAATTAATGGAGGGATTACGCGATCATCATCAAGTATCTGCACATGAGGCAAAAAACAAGGCAATAGAGATGATGAACCTTGTAGGTATCCCGAATCCTGAGGAAAGACTAAAGCAATATCCCCATCAATTTAGTGGTGGAATGCGTCAACGAATTGTGATTGCAATTGCACTAATATGTGAACCGGAATTATTGATTGCCGATGAACCAACAACAGCACTTGATGTGACAATCCAAGCGCAAATACTGGAGTTATTTGGAAAAATTCAAGAGGCAACAGGGATTTCCATCATATTAATTACCCATGATTTAGGTGTCGTTGCAAAAATTGCGGATCGAATTGCGGTAATGTATGCAGGGAGGATCATCGAAACAGGTACGAAACGGGATATTTTTTATCACCCAGAGCACCCGTATACAAAGGGATTATTACAATCTGTACCACGATTGGATATAAAAGGTGAATTGATTCCGATAAATGGAACACCACCAGATTTATTCTCACCTCCGAAGGGCTGTGCATTCACTGCCAGATGTCCATTCGCAATGGAGGTGTGTGATAAAGTTTATCCTGGAGAGTCTAAGTTAACCGACACACATAAAGTAGATTGTTGGTTACAGGATGAACGGGCGAAGCAGCTTATAGCTGCAACTGTTTCAAAATAA
- a CDS encoding ABC transporter permease: MKTAEELNSTHSPSEIPDEWFTKKIKDTDAAEIVSRPSLSYWQDAWRRLMKNKMAMLGLVFLILLAIMATLGPILSPYAVNVQNLPEQYQPPSLEHWFGTDNAGRDVFTRTWYGARISLFVGLVAALIDVTIGIIWGGISGYKGGRTDTIMMRIIEILYGIPSLLVTILLLVVLGPSLLTIIIALTITGWVGMARIVRGQVLQIKNYEYVLASKSFGAKDSRIIRKNLLPNTMGPIIVQMTLSVPTAIFAEAFLSFIGLGIQAPFASWGVMANDALGAITSGYWWTLFFPAFFISFTMFAFNVLGDGLQDALDPKLRK; the protein is encoded by the coding sequence ATGAAAACAGCAGAGGAATTGAATTCTACTCACTCTCCATCTGAAATACCGGATGAATGGTTTACAAAGAAAATAAAAGATACCGATGCAGCTGAAATTGTTTCACGACCATCTTTATCTTACTGGCAGGATGCATGGAGAAGGCTGATGAAGAATAAGATGGCAATGTTGGGATTAGTCTTTCTCATTCTGCTAGCAATAATGGCTACTTTGGGTCCAATTCTATCGCCATATGCAGTGAATGTACAGAACTTACCAGAACAATATCAGCCACCGTCCTTAGAGCACTGGTTTGGAACGGATAATGCTGGAAGAGATGTCTTTACACGAACTTGGTATGGCGCTCGAATCTCTTTATTTGTCGGTCTAGTTGCAGCACTAATCGATGTAACGATAGGTATAATTTGGGGAGGGATTTCAGGATATAAGGGCGGACGAACCGATACGATTATGATGAGGATTATTGAAATTCTATATGGAATTCCGAGCTTACTTGTTACGATTCTATTGCTTGTCGTTCTTGGTCCAAGCCTCCTAACGATTATTATTGCCCTCACAATTACAGGCTGGGTTGGGATGGCGCGAATTGTCAGGGGGCAGGTGCTGCAAATTAAGAATTATGAATACGTGCTTGCCTCGAAATCTTTTGGAGCAAAGGATTCGCGAATTATTCGAAAAAACTTATTGCCAAATACGATGGGACCGATCATCGTACAAATGACATTATCCGTACCAACAGCAATCTTCGCCGAGGCTTTCTTAAGCTTTATTGGACTAGGAATTCAGGCTCCATTTGCAAGTTGGGGTGTGATGGCAAATGATGCACTGGGTGCCATTACATCGGGATACTGGTGGACATTATTTTTCCCGGCATTTTTTATTTCGTTTACAATGTTTGCATTTAACGTATTAGGTGATGGGCTTCAAGACGCACTTGATCCAAAGCTTAGGAAGTAG
- a CDS encoding ABC transporter permease has product MLRYILKRLLIMIATLWIIITVTFVLMISIPGSPFNSEGSSNATVQANLEKHYHLDEPYHIQYLLYLKSIVTLDLGPSIKQPDQTVNDLLGRGFPISFELGILTIVVAVLSGITLGIIAALRHNGIIDYLAMALAVLGISIPNFILATLLIQKVAVDWNLLPVATWSSPAHMILPILALATGPMAIIARLTRSTMLEVLTQDYIKMARAKGLSPWKITIKHALRNALMPIVTIMGTLLAGILTGTFVIEKIFAIPGMGKYFVESINQRDYPVIMGTTVFYSAFLIFMLFLVDIAYGILDPRIKVHKRGGE; this is encoded by the coding sequence TTGCTTCGTTACATATTAAAGAGATTACTCATTATGATTGCGACTTTATGGATCATCATTACTGTCACATTCGTTCTAATGATTAGTATTCCTGGTTCACCATTTAATAGTGAGGGCTCTTCCAATGCAACTGTACAAGCTAATTTAGAAAAGCATTATCATCTAGATGAACCGTATCATATTCAGTACTTACTTTATTTAAAATCAATTGTTACCCTAGATCTAGGTCCCTCGATTAAGCAGCCAGATCAGACGGTTAATGACTTGTTAGGAAGAGGATTTCCCATTTCATTCGAACTTGGGATTCTGACAATAGTTGTAGCAGTCCTTTCAGGAATAACGCTTGGTATCATTGCTGCATTGCGACATAATGGCATTATTGATTACCTAGCAATGGCGTTAGCGGTTTTGGGTATTTCGATTCCGAACTTCATTTTGGCAACATTACTTATTCAGAAGGTAGCGGTAGACTGGAATCTATTGCCAGTTGCGACATGGTCAAGCCCAGCACATATGATATTGCCCATTTTAGCGTTAGCTACAGGGCCAATGGCAATTATTGCAAGGCTTACGAGGTCGACCATGCTTGAAGTATTGACACAGGACTACATAAAAATGGCACGTGCTAAGGGATTATCTCCTTGGAAAATTACAATTAAGCATGCACTTAGGAATGCATTAATGCCGATTGTAACGATTATGGGTACATTACTTGCAGGCATTTTAACTGGGACTTTTGTAATTGAGAAGATTTTTGCGATTCCTGGTATGGGAAAATATTTTGTTGAAAGTATTAATCAACGGGATTATCCGGTTATTATGGGAACGACTGTTTTCTATAGTGCTTTTCTCATTTTCATGCTTTTTCTTGTTGATATCGCTTACGGTATTCTCGATCCAAGAATAAAAGTCCATAAGCGGGGAGGAGAGTAA
- a CDS encoding serine hydrolase, producing the protein MEQLSHNIERIIKQSSGKWGIAIEELGTNKSWGINEEELFYAASIIKVPIMIAVFAAYENERLSLSDVLELKIEEMVGGSGVLQYLAPGTRLTINDLITLMIIQSDNTATNMLINLIGKENIQQTMKNIGMQKSKFYNKLMTVPANLQGYNEITAQDLTMILKKLAAGKIVSMHACGRMIEIMKKQQLTDCLPAKLPQTDSNIIGNIPEWQLANKTGFVSGVRHDIGIFYVGDRAMATTVLSQDLDDHHSKDAIAEIGLEIYRYLKR; encoded by the coding sequence ATGGAACAACTTAGTCATAATATTGAACGAATCATCAAACAATCAAGCGGCAAATGGGGTATTGCCATTGAAGAGTTAGGAACGAATAAAAGCTGGGGTATAAATGAAGAAGAATTGTTCTATGCAGCAAGTATTATCAAAGTACCAATTATGATCGCCGTGTTTGCTGCTTATGAAAATGAGAGACTTTCCTTAAGTGATGTGCTAGAGCTAAAAATAGAAGAAATGGTCGGGGGTTCAGGCGTACTCCAGTATTTGGCACCAGGAACAAGACTAACGATAAATGACCTGATTACTTTAATGATTATTCAAAGTGATAACACTGCTACCAATATGCTAATTAATCTAATTGGCAAAGAAAATATTCAGCAGACGATGAAAAATATAGGCATGCAGAAGAGCAAATTTTATAATAAGCTTATGACAGTTCCAGCAAATCTACAAGGTTATAATGAAATTACAGCACAAGATTTGACGATGATATTGAAGAAATTGGCAGCAGGTAAAATTGTATCCATGCATGCTTGTGGGCGGATGATAGAAATTATGAAAAAACAGCAGCTTACAGATTGTTTACCGGCTAAATTACCACAAACGGATTCAAATATTATTGGAAATATACCTGAGTGGCAGCTTGCAAACAAAACGGGATTTGTTTCAGGCGTGCGACATGATATTGGTATTTTTTATGTAGGAGATCGAGCAATGGCCACTACTGTTCTATCACAAGATCTTGATGATCATCACTCAAAAGATGCAATAGCTGAAATAGGTTTGGAAATTTACCGTTACTTGAAGAGGTAA
- the murA gene encoding UDP-N-acetylglucosamine 1-carboxyvinyltransferase encodes MEKIIVRGGHQLNGTVKVEGAKNAVLPVIAASLLASEGKSVITDVPVLADVYTINEVIRNLNAEVEFNAEHNTVVIDASNELETEAPFEFVRKMRASVLVMGPLLARYGHANVAMPGGCAIGSRPIDLHLKGFEAMGAEIHVGNGFVEAKVNGRLKGAKIYLDMPSVGATENIMMAAALAEGKTIIENGAKEPEIVDLANYLNQMGANIIGAGTETIRIEGVDKLHGAEHSIIPDRVEAGTFMVAAAITGGNVLIENAVTEHLRSVISKLEEMNVTVKEEGNGVRVIGPESGELKSTDIKTLPYPGFPTDMQSQLMALMLRAEGTSVLTETVFENRFMHVEEFRRMNAQMKIEGRSVIIEGASDLQGAEVAATDLRAAAALILAGLAADGVTRVTELKHLDRGYVNLAGKLAALGADIERINDTDDTVKPVTQEETEFATKSF; translated from the coding sequence ATGGAAAAAATCATCGTAAGAGGCGGACACCAATTAAATGGCACCGTTAAGGTAGAGGGTGCAAAGAATGCAGTGTTACCAGTAATTGCTGCAAGCTTGCTAGCAAGTGAAGGGAAGAGCGTTATCACAGATGTCCCTGTCCTAGCTGACGTCTACACTATTAACGAAGTAATTAGAAACTTGAATGCCGAAGTTGAGTTTAACGCTGAACACAATACAGTAGTTATTGATGCAAGTAATGAACTAGAAACAGAAGCACCATTTGAATTTGTACGTAAAATGCGTGCATCTGTGTTGGTGATGGGACCACTTTTAGCCCGGTATGGACATGCAAATGTTGCAATGCCAGGTGGATGTGCAATCGGATCACGTCCAATTGATTTACACTTAAAAGGCTTCGAGGCTATGGGAGCTGAAATCCACGTTGGTAATGGCTTCGTGGAAGCAAAAGTAAACGGACGTCTTAAGGGTGCAAAGATATACCTTGATATGCCGAGTGTAGGTGCAACGGAAAATATCATGATGGCTGCAGCATTAGCAGAAGGGAAGACGATTATTGAGAATGGTGCAAAAGAGCCTGAAATCGTTGACCTTGCAAACTATTTAAACCAAATGGGTGCGAATATTATCGGTGCTGGAACGGAAACAATCCGTATAGAAGGTGTTGATAAACTGCATGGTGCTGAGCATAGCATCATTCCCGACCGTGTAGAAGCAGGAACGTTCATGGTTGCAGCAGCAATCACAGGCGGTAATGTTTTAATTGAGAATGCTGTTACTGAACATCTTCGTTCTGTTATCTCAAAATTAGAAGAGATGAATGTGACGGTAAAAGAAGAAGGTAATGGGGTTCGTGTTATTGGACCAGAATCAGGAGAGTTAAAATCTACAGACATTAAGACATTGCCATACCCAGGATTCCCTACAGATATGCAATCACAATTAATGGCATTAATGTTGCGGGCCGAGGGTACGAGTGTGCTTACAGAGACAGTGTTCGAGAACAGATTCATGCATGTAGAAGAATTTAGAAGAATGAATGCTCAAATGAAAATTGAAGGTCGCAGTGTCATTATCGAAGGAGCTTCTGATTTACAAGGAGCAGAAGTTGCAGCAACGGATTTACGTGCAGCAGCAGCACTTATCTTGGCAGGTTTAGCGGCTGATGGAGTGACTCGTGTTACAGAGTTGAAGCATCTTGATCGCGGCTATGTTAATTTAGCTGGCAAGCTTGCCGCTCTCGGAGCAGATATTGAACGTATAAATGATACGGATGATACCGTTAAACCAGTCACACAAGAAGAAACGGAATTCGCAACGAAATCATTTTAA